The Papaver somniferum cultivar HN1 chromosome 6, ASM357369v1, whole genome shotgun sequence genome segment tcttgaatgggcatCCGCACTTCTTTGACTTCGTTTTGTACTCTCTCgtcgtcttcttatcatacacataaccctttctcttgtgacttgCGTCCGGCGACCCATTACACTCtcataccatttcaaaccgcatatctttttgttgggtgtttttcactagaacgcacatcttctcttttgctttctcaatAACCCACTTGACCGCGTCGTCTTTTTCCTTCCACtccaaatcattagcataatgtgcggaagtatcaggacccctaacactgtgagcttgaggatgatccgtcatcggtaccaatgcaatctacaaaacatcacaagttagttgatatgtactacaatagtcggcagggtcgatataTAAAACAACACCGACTAAAGAAAAACCGACATGGTCTAAGAATAACACAGTGCTGACCaaactatagtcggcagggtcgacgtaGTCCCAACACTGCCGGCTTAAACATTTTCAAAACACATCTCCTATGTTGCAAAAAAATCTTATAGTTGGCAGGGTTCAAAttttcgaccttgccgactaaacacTGCTCATGAAAAGTCAGAGCATTATGCAATGAAGACCACGCTGGCATGATCGACAATCGTCGAACTTGCCGATACTGGGCAGCAAAAGTGAAAAAAGAAGCCAAAATcgatcatttgcatggaaaaatcacaatcttcaccacgtaagttgtatacctgattacttgcagctccattctcttcttcttggtcattggattctacgtttggctcaagacattcatcacttccatatccatcttgagtttgaggaaaataaaagtgaggatcatgcatataatccatttgatcatgatttggtaaatcatcatacaagtactcatctgtaggaggaaagttagaagactcccccacttcaaaatcaggattagaatcactcatatcacaaatttcacaaaaaccctaacttttaccccccaaaacttcttctactacttcaCTCTATCTCTCactctcaattatttccaaatccactcatataaatcaactaactaatctaactaatttaactaatctaatcatttcaattaaattagtgttaatcattGCAGAGACaatttagccatttagaaaacaTATGGTTAATGAGTGgtttcttttacttcaaaatgacatagcttttgtcttattaggtataccccaattaatcccAATCAAGCTGGGAAAAAGAATTGTATCCTTGTTATCAGTTATTTTTCAGTTGTTTTGATAGTCAGAataatccaacaacgaaaaggtTTTAGCAATGCACTAAAAAAGCTTTTGTGATGTGGACCAATGCTACGCTGTAAGGAAAAGTGATTACTTTAGAATGACAAAGAATTAGTACGTCCGCCTCCCTTTTTGATACAATTTGCTATTATATTTATATGTAAACAACGCGGAGCCACTTTCCACTCTGATACAAAGGTGTGCACTTAACAGTCAAGCATCCAGAAATAACCAATGAACATATATGCTTCTCTGTAATTAGAAATTACAAATGTGCGTATCGTGCATTTAAGTGCGTGACAACATTAGTAAAACTTTAATGGTCAaatgaaaaatgttttttttcttaaCATCCAATTTGAGAACTGAGAGCATATAAGAGATGACTGCAGTCACAAATTCAGTTTAAAGTGGTCAGGGAATTAATTACTACTACCAATTAGTAGTAAACTAAGAGAAGAATACAGTTAGTGTTTGTGTTACACTGTACACGGATCAAAGAGATCAGCGAAATTCCTAATTCAACGGAGAACTGGAAGTCTGGAAGAGCCTTCAAACTGAAACTATCAACGACAGAAAATATACGTATAAAATAATCGAAATTTGGAAAAGTTGGTAGGACGTGAAATAAGTTGCTCAACAAACTCATTCACAGTTtgcactagggctgcacaacgggtagggtgggtaggatatggtctATACCCGCCACcttacccgtttactggcggttaaggaaatctttacccgccaccctacccgccaaataatggatagggtaggatacggttaaaaaattggcgggtagggtagggttggcggatatgagtagggtatgtgcaccccaaggtagggtgggtaggatatggcctatacccgccaccctacccgtttactagcggttaagaaaatctttacccgccaccctacccgccaaatagtggatagggtaggatacggttaaaaaaatgGTGGATAAAATAGGAttggcggatatgggtagggtatgtgcacccctagtttgCACTCCTCCAAAGGAAAAACACAGTATGTTTGTTTTGTTATTACACCGCGGACCCTATGGGGACCGATGCCACCACGCGGAAATTCACAACATAAAGGAAATTGTACAATTGCACATATTTGCGACTAAAGACTACCTCACCCATCATCTGCACTATACACGTTACATACACGGCCTGGCTGGCAGCACCAAAAAGATCAATTACTTGGATGAGGAATACTTGCAACTTGGAACGCCGTATAACCGTGTCGGCACCTTAGTGATTTTTTTCTCCCGACGTGAatttttttctttcagaaaaCGGAAATAAAAACACATCCGTTTTCCTCGGAGGGCATTGAATTACCGATTCCATTTTGGATTGCATGGGTTACAGAATTGCTTTCACAGTTTCACTCCACATATTAAGAATCACGTACACAAAGAGGTGGTGGTCACGTCCCTTCATCATTCATCCAACGGTTATATTGTCACGTGTTTTATCGCCGACACATCGATATATATTTCTCAACGGTTACTTTTTACTCCATCTCTAAAATTCTAGAAATTAAGAGAATCATAAATAAatacaaataaacaaaaaaaaagggcGTAAAACATACACTTACTTAATCCATTCCATCTTTTTCCTATGAGTCTCAATTGTTCGATTTGATAAATATCTCTTTCCTGTTTTCCGCCTTTCCCTTTCCCTCTTTACAGAAAATAATTACCACTCCTTCAATTTTAGTGTGCTACAGTCAGAGAATATCAAAGCCAACAGGTTTGGTTTTTCTCTGTTAATTTTCCAATTTTGTTCTTAACTTTGATTGAGCTTGAAGCCAACTTTGATAACGTGAATTTTAAAGTGTTCTTTACTTTTGAAGATCTAGAGAACAGTTTAGTTACATTGTTAGGTTTTTGGTCTATTTAGTAGTCTTTTTTGTTTGATTATACTGGTGATCAGAGTAGATGACATTTGGTTTTGTGGTGTTTTATTAGGTCTGCCTGAAGCAATAGGGTTTAAGAATTTCGGATGCTAATTCAGTGTAAGAACTTTCTCTTTTTAACTTATAATTATATACCATGCTATTTTTGGGTTGGATTCTTATTTATCGCAATTCTTTTATCTACAAAATCTTTTGATGCCCCTTTTTAGTAATTCTTTTTTTGGCTTGTTTAAGCTGGTTTTCGTAAACGAGATCAGTTGATTTGGGAATTTTCGATTTATGCAAGGGTCAATTTTGATAGGATGCTAGTGAGTTGGTAGAATTTCTAGGTTGATTTAGATGCACAGGATATTGAAGTCATTAGACGTGAATAAAATGGGTTTTGGTGAGAGTGTAGTCGATCAGAACATGATGTAACTGCTTAAGTTTGTTCCAACATGATTGAATAATTTATCTTTCCCTAAAACTCCGAAACTGTAGTTTTTTTTGGCTACATTTATATTAGGCTGAAGCTAAAGAGCTTACTCACTCAATTACAGGAAAATAGGTATCTTATTTTTCTGCTAAGGATCCATGGCATCACTTGGCGACATAGGACTTGCGGCAGCTATCAATATACTCAGTGCATTTGCCTTTCTTGTGGCCTTTGCTGTATTGCGACTTCAACCTTTTAACGATAGAGTATACTTCCCGAAATGGTATCTCAAGGGTCTAAGACACAGTCCAGCTGGGACAGGAGCAGCAGTGAGCAAGTTTGTAAATTTGGACTTAAGATCATACTTGAAATTCTTAAATTGGATGCCAGCTGCGCTGAAAATGCCAGAACCGGAACTCATTGAACATGCAGGACTTGACTCTGCAGTTTACTTGCGGATTTACTTGCTGGGGTACCAAACCTATTACTTATCTTTTAGGTTTTGTTAAATATGTATTCATCGTACCATGGGTTAAGCATCTGTCTTCTGTTTTTGTGTTTTCTAACATTACTTTATTGTGTTGCAGCCTTAAAATCTTTGTTCCTATCACACTTCTTGCTTTTGTGATCCTAGTTCCTGTCAATTGGACTAATAAAACGCTTGAACTGGAAAGAATAAAAGATCCAAAGTTTGAGTTTAACGACATCGATAAACTTTCTATTTCAAATATTCCTGTAGGGTCTCAGAGGTACGTTTCCGTGCATAAATGTTATAATTCGCATACTGACGCAATGCACATATTTAGTATCAAGTATGCCGAAGTGGCAATGTTTAAGTTACTGCCCAACTAAGTATTTATTCTTCCTGTCTCAGGTTTTGGACTCACTTAGTTATGGCTTATACTTTTACCTTCTGGACATGCTACACGTTGTACAGAGAATATGAACGTGTAACATCAATGAGGCTGCATTTTCTTGCTTCTGAACATCGCCGGCCGGATCAGTTTACCGTAAGATTAGCACTGTAGTTGTCACTGGTGTAACTGATTTACTTTATTGAGTAATCTGCGAGCTCTGATGTTTATGTACGTGGTTGCGCAGGTTCTTGTTAGAAATGTGCCATCGGATCCTGATGAAACAGTTAGCGAACTTGTTGAACATTTTTTCTTAGTAAACCATCCAGATAATTATCTTACAAACCAGGTCAGTCGCTGCATTTCGTTGGAAAAATAACTGCATCTTACCTACAAAAATATATTATGTTTCTGCTGAACAATCTTTTTACCTTTCTTTTGTTAATATTCTCAATGTTTGAGCTATTTTATCTAATCTAGAAATACATCTGTGCAGGTCGTGTACAATGCTAACAAGCTCACTGACATggtcaagaagaagaagacattgcaGAACAAGCTCGACTATAACCAGCTTAAATATTCTAGAAGTCAAGCTAAAAACAAAGATGAAAGACCGACTACAAAGGTTATATTAGTTATGATATGGAAAATTGCATGCAATTCTATGGTCGTCATTTTATGTCAATTTCTCTATTGGAGAAGTTCTTAATCCTCTGTATTAGCAGAGTCGAGTATTAATctctttgttttattttgtttgttgattAGACTGGTTTTCTTGGTCTCTGGGGAGAAAAGGTGGATGCAATTGAGTATTACACAACTGAGATAGATAAGCTATCTGGAGATGTAAGTATTTGTAGATTCCATACAGCTTTTTTAGGCTGCTCATGATCTGGTTTGGCTATTAAATTCATGGTGTctgaattttcaattttcagaTAGCAGCAGAAAGAGAAAAGATTATGAGCAGCCCGAAGTCCATCATGCCAGCAGCTTTTGTTTCGTTTAAAACACGATGGGCTGCTGCTGTCTGTGCACAAACTCAGCAAACCAGAGATCCAACCATGTGGTTGACTGAATGGGCCCCTGAACCTCGTGATGTATATTGGCACAATCTTGCATTGCCATTTGTTCAACTAACGGTTAGGAGATTGATAATAGGTGTTGCATTCTTCTTCCTTACCTTCTTCTTTATGATCCCGATAGCATTTGTTCAAACCCTAGCAAATATTGAAGGAATCAAGAAAGTTGCCCCTTTTTTGAAACCCCTAATTGATATGTGAGTACATCCTCTCTACCTTCTTATTTGGTGTAAGATT includes the following:
- the LOC113288026 gene encoding calcium permeable stress-gated cation channel 1-like: MASLGDIGLAAAINILSAFAFLVAFAVLRLQPFNDRVYFPKWYLKGLRHSPAGTGAAVSKFVNLDLRSYLKFLNWMPAALKMPEPELIEHAGLDSAVYLRIYLLGLKIFVPITLLAFVILVPVNWTNKTLELERIKDPKFEFNDIDKLSISNIPVGSQRFWTHLVMAYTFTFWTCYTLYREYERVTSMRLHFLASEHRRPDQFTVLVRNVPSDPDETVSELVEHFFLVNHPDNYLTNQVVYNANKLTDMVKKKKTLQNKLDYNQLKYSRSQAKNKDERPTTKTGFLGLWGEKVDAIEYYTTEIDKLSGDIAAEREKIMSSPKSIMPAAFVSFKTRWAAAVCAQTQQTRDPTMWLTEWAPEPRDVYWHNLALPFVQLTVRRLIIGVAFFFLTFFFMIPIAFVQTLANIEGIKKVAPFLKPLIDMPVIKAFIQGFLPGIALKLFLIFLPSILMLMSKIEGFIALSALERRAASRYYLFQIVNVFLGSIIAGTAFQQLDKFIHQSPSEIPNTIGVSIPMKATFFITYIMVDGWAGTAGEILRLKPLIIYHLKNFFLVKTEKDREEAMDAGSLGFNTGEPQIQLYFLVGLVYCVVTPFLLPYIIVFFALAYVVYRHQIINVYNQEYESAAAFWPDVHGRIITALVISQLLLMGLLTTKEAKQSTPLLIALPVLTIWFHRYCKNRFEPAFIRFPLQEAMMKDTLERAKEPNLNLKGYLRNAYIHPDFKGEDDDHSAAYNEEKERENLVPTKRQSRRNTPLPSRYGGSSSPTLSEVAHEEP